The following proteins are co-located in the Alcaligenes faecalis genome:
- a CDS encoding NAD-dependent succinate-semialdehyde dehydrogenase, translated as MYQHLALYINGQFLDGQGRQTQAVINPASGSTLGQLPLASQADLDAALDAAQAAFKSWRHSSPMDRSAILRKVAELSRERAQEIGRNLTLDQGKPLAEAVGEILSCADHADWHAEECRRIYGRVIPARNPNVQQMVLREPIGVCAAFTPWNFPYNQAIRKICAAIGAGCTIILKGPEDSPSAVMAIAQAFHDAGLPPGVLNIVWGVPQEVSDYLIRSPIVRKVSFTGSVPVGKQLAALAGAHMKRITMELGGHSPVLVLPDADVARAARQLARFKIRNAGQVCISPTRFYIHNDIYTAFVDRFTEELANVKVGDGLDPDTQMGPLAHERRLPMMQKFVDNARSLGGKVLLGGEQIKRDGFFFSPTVLTDLPDDALVMTEEPFGPIAPLTRYSDLDDAIARANSLPYGLSAYAFTQSLQDAHRLGTELESGMVNINHFGSSLPETPFGGVKDSGIGSEGGAETFDGYLVTKFVTQI; from the coding sequence ATGTATCAACATCTGGCCCTCTATATCAATGGCCAATTCCTGGACGGGCAAGGTCGCCAGACCCAGGCTGTCATCAACCCTGCCAGTGGCAGCACCTTGGGCCAACTGCCGCTGGCATCCCAGGCAGATCTGGATGCCGCTCTGGATGCCGCCCAAGCCGCGTTCAAAAGCTGGCGCCATAGCTCGCCCATGGATCGCAGTGCGATTCTGCGCAAGGTCGCGGAACTGTCGCGTGAACGCGCCCAGGAAATTGGCCGCAATCTGACACTGGACCAAGGCAAGCCCTTGGCCGAGGCGGTAGGCGAAATCCTGTCCTGCGCTGACCATGCAGATTGGCACGCCGAGGAATGCCGCCGTATTTATGGCCGCGTCATCCCCGCCCGCAACCCCAACGTGCAGCAAATGGTATTGCGTGAGCCCATTGGGGTCTGCGCCGCCTTTACACCCTGGAATTTCCCCTATAACCAAGCCATTCGTAAAATCTGCGCGGCTATTGGTGCTGGCTGCACCATCATTCTGAAAGGTCCCGAGGACTCTCCCAGCGCCGTCATGGCCATTGCCCAAGCCTTCCACGATGCCGGCCTGCCGCCCGGTGTGCTGAACATTGTCTGGGGTGTGCCACAGGAAGTGTCGGACTACCTGATCCGTTCGCCCATCGTACGTAAAGTCTCCTTTACCGGATCTGTGCCTGTAGGCAAGCAACTGGCTGCACTAGCCGGTGCTCATATGAAGCGCATCACCATGGAATTGGGCGGTCACTCGCCCGTACTGGTCTTGCCAGATGCCGATGTAGCCCGGGCTGCTCGTCAGTTGGCTCGTTTCAAGATTCGTAACGCAGGCCAAGTTTGCATTTCGCCCACCCGTTTTTATATCCACAACGATATTTACACGGCGTTTGTGGACCGCTTCACCGAAGAACTGGCCAATGTAAAAGTAGGTGATGGTCTGGACCCGGATACGCAGATGGGCCCCTTGGCTCACGAGCGCCGCCTGCCCATGATGCAAAAGTTTGTCGACAACGCCCGTTCTCTGGGCGGCAAAGTGTTGTTGGGCGGTGAGCAGATCAAGCGCGACGGCTTCTTTTTCTCGCCCACGGTGCTGACGGATTTACCTGATGATGCCCTGGTCATGACCGAGGAGCCCTTCGGCCCCATCGCCCCCTTGACTCGCTACAGCGATCTGGACGATGCCATCGCCCGTGCCAACAGCCTACCCTACGGTTTGTCGGCCTATGCCTTCACGCAATCCTTGCAAGACGCGCATCGACTGGGTACCGAGCTAGAGTCTGGTATGGTCAATATCAACCACTTTGGCAGCTCTTTGCCTGAGACTCCCTTTGGCGGCGTCAAGGACAGCGGCATAGGGAGCGAAGGGGGTGCTGAAACCTTTGACGGATACTTAGTCACCAAATTTGTGACCCAGATCTAA